The following proteins come from a genomic window of Macadamia integrifolia cultivar HAES 741 chromosome 14, SCU_Mint_v3, whole genome shotgun sequence:
- the LOC122062142 gene encoding pentatricopeptide repeat-containing protein At2g41720 isoform X1 yields MATLPPELFKLIPNDQTNHSFSFHSFSTPSKVAKARKSSSRRRTLVSCKKSKNEEAWEEKKVGSVDYDKGKYKVSVQVSGLRKDDIPKRYRLRVEVDSWQRDWTISEVVQRVLKLNHWDDIEGVLNRWPGRFARKNFPVLIREITKAGSLQQSVQVFRWMKIQKNYCARNDIYNMMIMLHARHNRIDQARGLFFEMQEWRCKPDVETYNALINAHGRAGQWRWAMNIMDEMLRAAIPPSRLTYNNLINACASSGNWQEALNVCKKMTENGVGPDLVTHNIVLTAYKKGAQYAKALSYFELMKGTNIHPDTITLNIVIHCLVKQGQYGKAVDIFNSMREKRSECRPDVVTFTSVIHAYSVCGQIENCKAVFDMMFAEGLKPNIVSYNALIGAYALHGMHKDALLVFNELKRSGFRPDVVSYTSLLNAYGRSGQPEKARETFDMMKRNSWKPNIVSYNALIDAYGSEGFLSEAVEVLREMERNGLQPNVVTICTLLAACGRCGQAVKIVSVLSAAEMRGIKLNTVAFNSAIGSYMNVGEYEKALNLYRSMRRKKVAPDSATFNVLISGSCKMAKYGEALKFVDKMTYLKIPMSKEVYSSTICAYIKQGQLEEAESLFTMMKVNGCLPDVITYTTMIHALSASENWEKALALFEEMEMNDITPDSIACSSLMRAFNKGGQPARVLLLAEMMKVKRIPFKEANFFEMVSACSMLRDWKTTINLIELVEPSISAVSVGLLNHLLHFLGKSGKVETMMKFFYKILESGVDVYFGTYSILLRNLSAAGKWRKYIEVLQWMEDTGIQPSDSMYRNVSSFAWKGGGTEFTGLFQKRIGLMKRKAGAATDAGLLYTSPCPTSTLIDRMGE; encoded by the exons ATGGCTACTCTCCCTCCCGAACTATTCAAATTAATTCCAAATGATCAAACAAACCACTCGTTTTCCTTTCATTCCTTTTCTACTCCATCCAAAGTGGCGAAGGCGAGGAAGAGCAGTAGCCGGCGAAGAACCCTAGTTTCCTGCAAAAAGAGCAAGAATGAGGAAGcctgggaagagaagaaagtggGTTCTGTTGATTATGATAAGGGGAAGTACAAAGTTTCAGTGCAGGTCAGTGGACTCAGGAAAGACGATATCCCAAAAAGGTACCGATTGCGGGTTGAAGTTGATAGCTGGCAGAGGGATTGGACAATCTCTGAGGTGGTTCAGAGGGTTCTTAAGCTCAACCACTGGGATGACATTGAAGGAGTTCTCAATCGCTGGCCTGGTCGGTTCGCGAGGAAAAATTTCCCTGTTCTTATTCGG GAAATAACAAAAGCGGGCTCCCTTCAACAAAGTGTTCAAGTTTTCCGTTggatgaaaattcaaaagaactATTGTGCTAGGAATGATATCTACAATATGATGATTATGTTGCATGCTAGACATAATCGAATAGATCAAGCACGCGGATTGTTCTTTGAGATGCAAGAGTGGAG gTGCAAGCCTGATGTTGAAACATACAATGCTCTCATAAATGCACATGGTCGAGCTGGTCAATGGCGCTGGGCTATGAATATTATGGATGAAATGCTTCGTGCAGCT ATTCCTCCTAGTCGGTTGACATATAACAACCTGATTAATGCTTGTGCGTCTAGTGGAAACTGGCAAGAGGCTTTGAATGTCTGCAAGAAAATGACAGAGAATGGAGTAGGGCCAGACTTGGTGACTCACAATATTGTTTTAACTGCATACAAAAAAGGGGCTCAGTATGCAAAAGCGTTGTCCTATTTTGAGTTAATGAAAGGAACAAATATTCACCCTGACACAATCACCCTTAATATAGTCATACATTGCCTGGTTAAGCAAGGGCAGTATGGAAAAGCAGTAGACATTTTTAACTcgatgagagagaaaagatcTGAATGCCGCCCTGACGTTGTAACTTTCACAAGTGTCATCCATGCGTATTCTGTTTGTGGACAAATTGAGAACTGCAAGGCTGTATTTGACATGATGTTTGCTGAAGGCTTAAAACCTAATATTGTATCTTACAATGCACTTATTGGTGCATATGCCTTACATGGAATGCACAAAGATGCCCTCTTGGTTTTCAATGAACTTAAAAGAAGTGGCTTCCGTCCTGATGTTGTATCATATACCTCTCTACTCAATGCTTATGGGAGATCAGGACAACCTGAGAAGGCTAGAGAAACATTTGACATGATGAAACGGAACTCATGGAAACCAAATATAGTGAGTTATAATGCACTAATTGATGCCTATGGATCTGAAGGGTTCTTATCTGAAGCTGTGGAGGTGCTGCGTGAAATGGAACGTAACGGACTCCAGCCAAATGTTGTGACAATATGCACCTTATTGGCTGCCTGTGGCCGTTGTGGTCAAGCAGTGAAAATAGTTTCTGTTCTTTCAGCAGCTGAGATGCGGGGCATTAAATTGAACACAGTTGCTTTTAACTCGGCCATTGGAAGCTATATGAATGTGGGGGAATATGAAAAAGCTTTAAACTTGTATAGATctatgagaagaaagaaagttgcACCTGATTCTGCTACTTTCAATGTACTAATTAGTGGTTCTTGCAAGATGGCAAAATATGGTGAAGCACTCAAGTTTGTGGATAAGATGACGTACTTAAAAATTCCCATGTCTAAGGAGGTGTATTCATCTACAATTTGTGCTTACATCAAACAG GGTCAGCTTGAAGAAGCAGAATCATTGTTCACCATGATGAAGGTCAATGGTTGTTTGCCTGATGTCATAACATATACAACCATGATACATGCACTTAGTGCTTCAG AGAACTGGGAGAAGGCACTTGCGCTATTTGAAGAAATGGAAATGAATGATATCACACCAGATTCTATTGCGTGCTCGTCTTTGATGAGAGCTTTCAATAAAGGAGGTCAGCCAGCCCGGGTTCTTCTTCTAGCAGagatgatgaaagtgaaaagaatcCCATTCAAAGAGGCTAATTTCTTTGAAATGGTATCAGCCTGCAGCAT GTTACGTGATTGGAAGACAACTATTAATCTAATTGAATTGGTGGAGCCCTCAATATCAGCAGTCTCAGTCGGACTTCTGAATCAtcttttgcattttcttgggAAAAGTGGAAAGGTTGAGACCATGATGAAG TTTTTCTACAAAATACTGGAGTCAGGTGTAGATGTTTACTTTGGAACCTACTCAATTTTGTTGAGGAATCTTTCAGCTGCTGGAAAATGGAGGAAATATATTGAG GTACTGCAATGGATGGAGGATACTGGGATTCAACCTTCAGACAGTATGTATCGCAATGTTTCCTCCTTCGCATGGAAAGGTGGTGGGACAGAATTTACTGGTCTCTTTCAAAAAAGAATAG GACTTATGAAAAGAAAAGCAGGGGCTGCAACAGATGCGGGCTTGCTTTACACTTCACCCTGTCCCACTTCAACATTGATCGACAGAATGGGAGAGTGA
- the LOC122062068 gene encoding AP2-like ethylene-responsive transcription factor At2g41710 isoform X2 yields the protein MASSSSEPGLKVEGGGGGSGSGGGEASEAVLANDQLLLYRGLKKAKKERGCTAKERISKMPPCAAGKRSSIYRGVTRHRWTGRYEAHLWDKTTWNQNQNKKGKQVYLGAYDEEEAAARAYDLAALKYWGPGTLINFPVSDYSRDLEEMQNVSREEYLASLRRKSSGFSRGISKYRALSRPSQSNLWEPSFGRMAGSEYFNSKQYGASEDVATESEYTGGFCMERKIDLTNYIKWWGPKKLRRTDAPTKSSEDAKQRGSEDVGSELKTLEWAIQPTEPYQMPQLGLSHESKKHKGSSVSALSILSRSAAYKSLQEKASKKKDQEENDENENNISTTIRTTTTTTATNNNDDNNNNKNKKIDYGKAVEKSASGDGSSDGVEVTLGMSGMPHPRTLYPLGPFLSAPLLTNYNAVDPLTDPIMWSSLVPVFPTGLPRSTEVTKTETSSTYTFFHQEE from the exons atggcttcttcttcttctgagccTGGATTAAAGGTtgaaggtggtggaggaggAAGTGGAAGTGGAGGGGGAGAAGCTTCAGAAGCAGTTTTGGCGAACGATCAGCTTTTACTTTATCGAGGATTGAAGAAAGCTAAGAAGGAAAGAGGGTGTACTGCTAAGGAGAGGATCAGCAAAATGCCCCCGTGTGCTGCAGGAAAGAGGAGTTCCATTTACAGAGGAGTTACCCG GCATAGATGGACGGGACGCTATGAAGCACATCTTTGGGATAAAACTACTTGGAACCAAAACCAGAATAAGAAGGGAAAGCAAg TTTACCTAG GTGCATATGATGAGGAAGAGGCTGCAGCTAGAGCATATGATCTTGCTGCTTTAAAATATTGGGGCCCTGGGACACTAATTAATTTTCCA GTCAGTGATTATTCAAGAGACCTTGAAGAGATGCAGAATGTCTCGAGAGAAGAATACCTTGCCTCTCTTAGAAG AAAAAGTAGTGGATTTTCAAGAGGGATATCTAAGTATCGTGCACTCTCCAG GCCATCACAAAGTAATCTATGGGAGCCATCATTTGGTCGTATGGCTGGTTCTGAGTACTTTAACAGCAAACAATATG GTGCCAGCGAGGATGTGGCAACAGAAAGTGAATACACAGGTGGCTTTTGCATGGAGAGGAAAATTGATCTAACAAATTACATCAAGTGGTGGGGACCCAAAAAGTTACGTCGAACAGATGCTCCCACTAAATCATCAGAAGATGCTAAACAGAGAGGTTCAGAAGATGTTGGTAGTGAGCTTAAAACACTAGAATGGGCCATACAGCCCACTGAGCCATACCAGATGCCTCAGTTGGGACTCTCCCATGAAAGCAAAAAGCATAAAGGTTCATCAGTGTCAGCATTGAGCATCTTGTCACGGTCTGCTGCTTACAAGAGTTTGCAAGAGAAAGCATCAAAAAAGAAAGATCAAGAAGAGAATGATgagaatgaaaataatatctCCACCACCATTAGAACCACCACAACTACAACCGCCACCAATAACAACgatgacaacaacaacaacaagaacaaaaagATAGACTATGGCAAGGCAGTTGAGAAATCAGCAAGTGGTGATGGTAGTAGTGATGGAGTGGAAGTCACATTAGGCATGAGTGGAATGCCTCATCCCAGGACATTATATCCATTGGGACCTTTCTTGTCAGCACCGCTTCTGACCAACTACAATGCTGTTGACCCCTTAACAGATCCTATTATGTGGAGTTCCTTAGTTCCTGTCTTTCCAACCGGACTTCCTCGCAGTACAGAG GTTACAAAGACTGAGACTAGTTCAACATATACTTTCTTTCATCAGGAGGAATGA
- the LOC122062142 gene encoding pentatricopeptide repeat-containing protein At2g41720 isoform X2: MATLPPELFKLIPNDQTNHSFSFHSFSTPSKVAKARKSSSRRRTLVSCKKSKNEEAWEEKKVGSVDYDKGKYKVSVQVSGLRKDDIPKRYRLRVEVDSWQRDWTISEVVQRVLKLNHWDDIEGVLNRWPGRFARKNFPVLIREITKAGSLQQSVQVFRWMKIQKNYCARNDIYNMMIMLHARHNRIDQARGLFFEMQEWRCKPDVETYNALINAHGRAGQWRWAMNIMDEMLRAAIPPSRLTYNNLINACASSGNWQEALNVCKKMTENGVGPDLVTHNIVLTAYKKGAQYAKALSYFELMKGTNIHPDTITLNIVIHCLVKQGQYGKAVDIFNSMREKRSECRPDVVTFTSVIHAYSVCGQIENCKAVFDMMFAEGLKPNIVSYNALIGAYALHGMHKDALLVFNELKRSGFRPDVVSYTSLLNAYGRSGQPEKARETFDMMKRNSWKPNIVSYNALIDAYGSEGFLSEAVEVLREMERNGLQPNVVTICTLLAACGRCGQAVKIVSVLSAAEMRGIKLNTVAFNSAIGSYMNVGEYEKALNLYRSMRRKKVAPDSATFNVLISGSCKMAKYGEALKFVDKMTYLKIPMSKEVYSSTICAYIKQGQLEEAESLFTMMKVNGCLPDVITYTTMIHALSASENWEKALALFEEMEMNDITPDSIACSSLMRAFNKGGQPARVLLLAEMMKVKRIPFKEANFFEMVSACSMLRDWKTTINLIELVEPSISAVSVGLLNHLLHFLGKSGKVETMMKARMDANRLVLILPFYKTRG; the protein is encoded by the exons ATGGCTACTCTCCCTCCCGAACTATTCAAATTAATTCCAAATGATCAAACAAACCACTCGTTTTCCTTTCATTCCTTTTCTACTCCATCCAAAGTGGCGAAGGCGAGGAAGAGCAGTAGCCGGCGAAGAACCCTAGTTTCCTGCAAAAAGAGCAAGAATGAGGAAGcctgggaagagaagaaagtggGTTCTGTTGATTATGATAAGGGGAAGTACAAAGTTTCAGTGCAGGTCAGTGGACTCAGGAAAGACGATATCCCAAAAAGGTACCGATTGCGGGTTGAAGTTGATAGCTGGCAGAGGGATTGGACAATCTCTGAGGTGGTTCAGAGGGTTCTTAAGCTCAACCACTGGGATGACATTGAAGGAGTTCTCAATCGCTGGCCTGGTCGGTTCGCGAGGAAAAATTTCCCTGTTCTTATTCGG GAAATAACAAAAGCGGGCTCCCTTCAACAAAGTGTTCAAGTTTTCCGTTggatgaaaattcaaaagaactATTGTGCTAGGAATGATATCTACAATATGATGATTATGTTGCATGCTAGACATAATCGAATAGATCAAGCACGCGGATTGTTCTTTGAGATGCAAGAGTGGAG gTGCAAGCCTGATGTTGAAACATACAATGCTCTCATAAATGCACATGGTCGAGCTGGTCAATGGCGCTGGGCTATGAATATTATGGATGAAATGCTTCGTGCAGCT ATTCCTCCTAGTCGGTTGACATATAACAACCTGATTAATGCTTGTGCGTCTAGTGGAAACTGGCAAGAGGCTTTGAATGTCTGCAAGAAAATGACAGAGAATGGAGTAGGGCCAGACTTGGTGACTCACAATATTGTTTTAACTGCATACAAAAAAGGGGCTCAGTATGCAAAAGCGTTGTCCTATTTTGAGTTAATGAAAGGAACAAATATTCACCCTGACACAATCACCCTTAATATAGTCATACATTGCCTGGTTAAGCAAGGGCAGTATGGAAAAGCAGTAGACATTTTTAACTcgatgagagagaaaagatcTGAATGCCGCCCTGACGTTGTAACTTTCACAAGTGTCATCCATGCGTATTCTGTTTGTGGACAAATTGAGAACTGCAAGGCTGTATTTGACATGATGTTTGCTGAAGGCTTAAAACCTAATATTGTATCTTACAATGCACTTATTGGTGCATATGCCTTACATGGAATGCACAAAGATGCCCTCTTGGTTTTCAATGAACTTAAAAGAAGTGGCTTCCGTCCTGATGTTGTATCATATACCTCTCTACTCAATGCTTATGGGAGATCAGGACAACCTGAGAAGGCTAGAGAAACATTTGACATGATGAAACGGAACTCATGGAAACCAAATATAGTGAGTTATAATGCACTAATTGATGCCTATGGATCTGAAGGGTTCTTATCTGAAGCTGTGGAGGTGCTGCGTGAAATGGAACGTAACGGACTCCAGCCAAATGTTGTGACAATATGCACCTTATTGGCTGCCTGTGGCCGTTGTGGTCAAGCAGTGAAAATAGTTTCTGTTCTTTCAGCAGCTGAGATGCGGGGCATTAAATTGAACACAGTTGCTTTTAACTCGGCCATTGGAAGCTATATGAATGTGGGGGAATATGAAAAAGCTTTAAACTTGTATAGATctatgagaagaaagaaagttgcACCTGATTCTGCTACTTTCAATGTACTAATTAGTGGTTCTTGCAAGATGGCAAAATATGGTGAAGCACTCAAGTTTGTGGATAAGATGACGTACTTAAAAATTCCCATGTCTAAGGAGGTGTATTCATCTACAATTTGTGCTTACATCAAACAG GGTCAGCTTGAAGAAGCAGAATCATTGTTCACCATGATGAAGGTCAATGGTTGTTTGCCTGATGTCATAACATATACAACCATGATACATGCACTTAGTGCTTCAG AGAACTGGGAGAAGGCACTTGCGCTATTTGAAGAAATGGAAATGAATGATATCACACCAGATTCTATTGCGTGCTCGTCTTTGATGAGAGCTTTCAATAAAGGAGGTCAGCCAGCCCGGGTTCTTCTTCTAGCAGagatgatgaaagtgaaaagaatcCCATTCAAAGAGGCTAATTTCTTTGAAATGGTATCAGCCTGCAGCAT GTTACGTGATTGGAAGACAACTATTAATCTAATTGAATTGGTGGAGCCCTCAATATCAGCAGTCTCAGTCGGACTTCTGAATCAtcttttgcattttcttgggAAAAGTGGAAAGGTTGAGACCATGATGAAG GCAAGGATGGATGCTAatcgattggtgttgattctaCCGTTTTACAAAACTcgtggatga
- the LOC122062068 gene encoding AP2-like ethylene-responsive transcription factor At2g41710 isoform X1, which produces MASSSSEPGLKVEGGGGGSGSGGGEASEAVLANDQLLLYRGLKKAKKERGCTAKERISKMPPCAAGKRSSIYRGVTRHRWTGRYEAHLWDKTTWNQNQNKKGKQVYLGAYDEEEAAARAYDLAALKYWGPGTLINFPVSDYSRDLEEMQNVSREEYLASLRRKSSGFSRGISKYRALSRPSQSNLWEPSFGRMAGSEYFNSKQYGASEDVATESEYTGGFCMERKIDLTNYIKWWGPKKLRRTDAPTKSSEDAKQRGSEDVGSELKTLEWAIQPTEPYQMPQLGLSHESKKHKGSSVSALSILSRSAAYKSLQEKASKKKDQEENDENENNISTTIRTTTTTTATNNNDDNNNNKNKKIDYGKAVEKSASGDGSSDGVEVTLGMSGMPHPRTLYPLGPFLSAPLLTNYNAVDPLTDPIMWSSLVPVFPTGLPRSTEVRIGKQPLLESRVRLSTL; this is translated from the exons atggcttcttcttcttctgagccTGGATTAAAGGTtgaaggtggtggaggaggAAGTGGAAGTGGAGGGGGAGAAGCTTCAGAAGCAGTTTTGGCGAACGATCAGCTTTTACTTTATCGAGGATTGAAGAAAGCTAAGAAGGAAAGAGGGTGTACTGCTAAGGAGAGGATCAGCAAAATGCCCCCGTGTGCTGCAGGAAAGAGGAGTTCCATTTACAGAGGAGTTACCCG GCATAGATGGACGGGACGCTATGAAGCACATCTTTGGGATAAAACTACTTGGAACCAAAACCAGAATAAGAAGGGAAAGCAAg TTTACCTAG GTGCATATGATGAGGAAGAGGCTGCAGCTAGAGCATATGATCTTGCTGCTTTAAAATATTGGGGCCCTGGGACACTAATTAATTTTCCA GTCAGTGATTATTCAAGAGACCTTGAAGAGATGCAGAATGTCTCGAGAGAAGAATACCTTGCCTCTCTTAGAAG AAAAAGTAGTGGATTTTCAAGAGGGATATCTAAGTATCGTGCACTCTCCAG GCCATCACAAAGTAATCTATGGGAGCCATCATTTGGTCGTATGGCTGGTTCTGAGTACTTTAACAGCAAACAATATG GTGCCAGCGAGGATGTGGCAACAGAAAGTGAATACACAGGTGGCTTTTGCATGGAGAGGAAAATTGATCTAACAAATTACATCAAGTGGTGGGGACCCAAAAAGTTACGTCGAACAGATGCTCCCACTAAATCATCAGAAGATGCTAAACAGAGAGGTTCAGAAGATGTTGGTAGTGAGCTTAAAACACTAGAATGGGCCATACAGCCCACTGAGCCATACCAGATGCCTCAGTTGGGACTCTCCCATGAAAGCAAAAAGCATAAAGGTTCATCAGTGTCAGCATTGAGCATCTTGTCACGGTCTGCTGCTTACAAGAGTTTGCAAGAGAAAGCATCAAAAAAGAAAGATCAAGAAGAGAATGATgagaatgaaaataatatctCCACCACCATTAGAACCACCACAACTACAACCGCCACCAATAACAACgatgacaacaacaacaacaagaacaaaaagATAGACTATGGCAAGGCAGTTGAGAAATCAGCAAGTGGTGATGGTAGTAGTGATGGAGTGGAAGTCACATTAGGCATGAGTGGAATGCCTCATCCCAGGACATTATATCCATTGGGACCTTTCTTGTCAGCACCGCTTCTGACCAACTACAATGCTGTTGACCCCTTAACAGATCCTATTATGTGGAGTTCCTTAGTTCCTGTCTTTCCAACCGGACTTCCTCGCAGTACAGAG GTTCGGATCGGAAAGCAGCCTCTCCTTGAATCGAGGGTAAGGCTGAGTACATTATGA